Proteins encoded in a region of the Catalinimonas alkaloidigena genome:
- a CDS encoding LURP-one-related/scramblase family protein — translation MRYLLKQKIWSFADTFVIRDAEQNDMFRIEGKVFSWGDKLSFQDRDGLELAFISQKLMSLKPRYEIYRQGDLFAEVVKEFSWFKSHFTLDVPGPNDYTISGSFFSHEYVFERSGREVARVSKDYFAWSDTYGVDIVDGEDDVAILATCIVIDLVNHDDKNG, via the coding sequence ATGCGCTACCTACTCAAACAAAAAATCTGGTCTTTTGCCGACACTTTCGTGATTCGTGATGCCGAACAGAACGACATGTTCCGCATCGAAGGGAAAGTGTTTTCGTGGGGCGACAAGCTGAGTTTTCAGGACCGGGACGGACTGGAACTGGCCTTCATTTCGCAAAAGCTGATGAGTTTAAAACCGCGGTACGAAATTTACCGCCAGGGCGACCTGTTTGCCGAAGTGGTCAAGGAGTTTTCCTGGTTCAAGAGTCACTTCACGCTCGATGTTCCCGGCCCGAACGATTACACCATTTCCGGCTCGTTCTTCAGCCACGAATACGTGTTTGAGCGCTCCGGTCGGGAGGTAGCCCGCGTTTCGAAAGACTATTTCGCCTGGAGCGATACCTACGGGGTGGACATCGTCGACGGCGAAGACGACGTCGCGATTCTGGCCACCTGCATTGTGATCGACCTGGTGAACCACGACGACAAAAACGGCTGA